In Harmonia axyridis chromosome X, icHarAxyr1.1, whole genome shotgun sequence, a single window of DNA contains:
- the LOC123686425 gene encoding pyruvate dehydrogenase phosphatase regulatory subunit, mitochondrial-like, with translation MYSHKLSTILVGNIRLSNPTSVLNFIKEPKCFCSTFPTQARVVIAGAGVVANSVAYHLTQNGWTDVIVVDQNKIGSGTSRFGSGTLGLFKPIAHRNLIWYSIKLYKELQELGYDIGLKQCGSLYLAQTRDRMLSLRRRMAYNIPTGLECELLGGEGLKKLHPYLEVSDLEGGVWIPQDGVADPKSVCNVLALLSQQSGVKYLEDTRILNVLTKNRTVDEIQTNKGNIKCEFFVNCAGMWARDLGLQSNPQVHIPAYPAAHYYGTSGLIHEFVEDTLPIVRDFDSNTYIREYNGLFLVGWFENEAEPAFKDHKAIPIDWMRHLKIDTEKLRPLWDCAKHRMPILSDCYEPEYVNSPDNFTPDGRWILGEASEIANYFIACGMNGNSLQGAGGIGKAVAEWIIEGQPTQDLLPFNVQRFLTIHNSRPYLKQRIREVVGRHYAVLYPHQCEYKYGRNLRCSPLYSVLEDRGAVFGIKMAYERALYFDTTYEKSQPKPSMPPGTFYKPKFFDFMKDEYNACREGVGIIDMSSFSKIEIKGNGRDSLAYLQVLCSNDMDIPVGTIVRTGMQNDKGGYENDCMVVRQSEKDFFMVSPTSQQTRIFEWMNRHLPQRSSIVLNDVTSMYTVINVVGPKASNLLMELSNTDLNLQPFLYKKVNVGYASDVMVMSFTHTGEPGYCLYVPSEYALHVYFQLIKVGLDYGVRDVGTLTQRFMRIERFIPFWAEELSSFTTPFEAGNAYTVRLDKKENFIGKQALQKQKQTGVFKQLVMFHLVNLDPETDIWPWGGEPIYRDGRFVGTVTSAGYAFSSDQLICLGFIRRADNSQKMAITTDYILNKEATYEIDIAGHKFIAIPRLHAPVLPQKNQNSNYKPTLTHYTSDIST, from the exons atgtaTTCACATAAATTGAGTACCATTTTAGTTGGAAACATAAGACTATCAAATCCAACTTCTGTACTTAACTTCATTAAAGAACCAAAATGTTTTTGCTCAACTTTTCCTACACAGGCTAGGGTTGTAATAGCAGGTGCTGGTGTTGTAGCAAATTCAGTAGCTTATCATTTAACTCAAAATGGCTGGACCGATGTAATCGTAGTGGACCAGAATAAAATAGGTAGTGGTACATCACGATTTGGATCAGGCACTTTAGGTCTCTTCAAACCTATAGCTCATAGAAATCTGATTTGGTATAGTATCAAATTATACAAGGAATTACAAGAATTAGGCTATGATATTGGTTTGAAGCAATGTGGAAGCTTATATTTGGCACAAACAAGAGACAGAATGTTAAGTCTGAGAAGACGTATGGCATACAATATACCTACAGGATTAGAATGTGAATTACTTGGTGGAGAAGGTTTGAAAAAACTTCATCCATACTTAGAAGTTAGTGATCTTGAAGGTGGAGTTTGGATTCCACAGGATGGGGTTGCTGATCCAAAGTCTGTTTGTAATGTTCTCGCTCTCCTATCACAGCAATCTGGAGTTAAATACCTTGAGGATACTAGAATACTAAATGTACTTACTAAAAATAGAACTGTGgatgaaattcaaacaaataaaGGCAATATAAAATGTGAGTTTTTTGTGAACTGTGCTGGTATGTGGGCTAGAGACCTAGGTCTTCAATCAAATCCTCAAGTACACATACCAGCTTACCCAGCTGCCCATTATTATGGTACATCTGGTCTTATTCATGAGTTTGTTGAAGACACTTTACCTATTGTTAGAGATTTCGATTCCAACACTTACATCAGAGAGTATAATGGATTATTCTTAGTTGGGTGGTTTGAAAATGAAGCTGAACCTGCTTTTAAAGATCACAAAGCAATACCTATCGATTGGATGAGACACTTGAAAATAGACACTGAAAAACTAC GACCATTATGGGACTGTGCGAAACATAGAATGCCGATTCTTTCTGATTGCTATGAGCCAGAATATGTCAACTCTCCTGATAATTTCACACCTGATGGTAGATGGATTCTTGGAGAAGCTTCAGAAATAGCAAACTATTTCATAGCATGTGGTATGAACGGTAATTCTCTACAAGGGGCTGGTGGCATTGGTAAAGCAGTTGCCGAATGGATAATAGAAGGACAACCGACTCAAGATCTTCTTCCTTTTAATGTCCAAAGGTTTCTGACCATACACAATAGTAGGCCTTATTTGAAGCAAAGAATAAGAGAAGTAGTGGGAAG ACATTATGCTGTACTGTACCCTCATCAGTGTGAATATAAATATGGAAGAAATTTGAGATGCTCCCCATTGTATAGTGTGCTAGAAGATCGCGGTGCAGTTTTTGGTATTAAAATGGCCTATGAAAGAGCTCTGTATTTCGATACAACGTATGAAA AGAGTCAACCAAAACCAAGTATGCCCCCTGGTACTTTTTACAAACCAAAATTCTTTGATTTCATGAAGGATGAGTACAATGCATGCAGAGAGGGAGTTGGGATAATTGATATGTCCTCTTTCtcgaaaattgagattaaa GGAAATGGCAGAGATTCTTTGGCTTATCTTCAAGTACTATGTTCGAATGATATGGACATTCCCGTAGGTACAATTGTACGTACTGGGATGCAAAACGATAAGGGAGGATATGAAAATGACTGCATGGTAGTGAGACAATCAGAAAAGGA TTTCTTCATGGTGTCACCTACAAGCCAACAAACTCGAATTTTTGAATGGATGAACAGGCATTTGCCACAAAGATCTTCCATAGTGCTGAATGATGTAACATCTATGTATACAGTCATTAATGTAGTTGGTCCAAAAGCATCAAATTTACTCATGGAATTATCGAATACAGATTTAAACTTGCAACCTTTCTTGTACAAAAAAGTAAATGTGGGGTATGCTTCTGATGTCATGGTTATGTCTTTTACCCACACTGGTGAACCTGGATATTGTTTGTATGTGCCTTCTGAATATGCCCTGCACGtctattttcaattaataaaa GTTGGTTTAGATTATGGTGTTAGAGATGTAGGAACTTTGACTCAAAGATTCATGAGGATAGAGAGATTTATTCCATTCTGGGCTGAAGAATTATCAAGTTTCACAACACCATTCGAAGCAGGGAATGCTTATACAGTTCGGCTTGATAAG aaagagAATTTCATTGGTAAACAAGCATTGCAAAAACAGAAACAAACAGGTGTTTTTAAACAACTTGTCATGTTCCATCTTGTGAATTTAGACCCAGAAACGGATATTTGGCCTTGGGGGGGAGAGCCAATATACAGAGATGGCAGATTTGTGGGAACAGTAACATCGGCAGG atatgctTTTTCCTCTGATCAACTGATTTGTTTAGGATTCATCAGACGGGCAGATAATAGTCAAAAGATGGCAATAACAACTGATTATATTCTCAATAAGGAAGCAACTTATGAGATTGATATTGCAGGGCATAAATTCATAGCAATTCCTCGCTTACATGCCCCAGTATTaccacaaaaaaatcaaaattccaATTATAAACCAACCCTCACACACTATACAAGCGATATTTCTACTTGA